A portion of the Limnothrix sp. FACHB-406 genome contains these proteins:
- a CDS encoding transposase — translation MAYNPAIHHRRSIRLKGFDYSQSAVYFVTLCCYQRECLFGTISQGETVLNELGMIVRNEWLRSFEIRDELKSDAWVIMPNHFHGLLWFDRPIVQTQSPSNESEPVDDSMLDKRLLRRRARSLGSVIAGFKAATTKRINQYRNAPGTPVWQRNYYESIVRDDRMLNHIRNYIENNPRSWSTDSLHPNNIPKNHPP, via the coding sequence ATGGCGTACAACCCGGCGATTCATCATCGGCGATCGATTCGATTAAAGGGATTTGATTATTCGCAGTCAGCCGTTTATTTCGTGACCCTTTGTTGTTATCAACGGGAATGTTTATTTGGAACAATCTCGCAGGGCGAAACCGTTCTGAACGAATTGGGAATGATCGTCAGAAATGAATGGTTGCGAAGTTTTGAAATTCGGGATGAATTAAAGTCGGATGCTTGGGTGATCATGCCCAATCATTTTCATGGGTTGTTGTGGTTCGATCGCCCGATCGTGCAGACACAATCACCGAGTAATGAGAGCGAACCGGTTGATGACAGTATGCTGGACAAACGTCTGTTGAGGCGGCGGGCGCGATCGCTCGGATCTGTAATTGCCGGTTTCAAAGCAGCGACCACCAAACGCATCAATCAATACCGGAATGCACCAGGAACACCGGTTTGGCAGCGAAATTATTATGAGTCGATCGTGCGGGACGATCGAATGCTGAACCATATTCGGAACTATATTGAAAACAATCCGCGATCGTGGTCAACCGATTCCCTACATCCCAACAACATCCCCAAAAATCATCCCCCGTAG
- a CDS encoding low molecular weight protein tyrosine phosphatase family protein, with protein MPKILFVCAQNKLRSPTAEAIFSRFDQLDCLSAGIHSSANNPLDRELIAWADVIFVMEKKHKAKIQQRFRSSLNGKRIISLDIPDQFQYMDPALIALLEKRVGLHIQKFL; from the coding sequence ATGCCAAAAATCTTGTTTGTTTGTGCGCAAAATAAGCTGAGAAGCCCAACTGCCGAAGCGATTTTTTCGAGATTTGATCAGTTAGATTGTTTGTCAGCGGGAATTCATTCATCGGCTAACAACCCACTCGATCGGGAGCTGATTGCATGGGCAGATGTGATTTTTGTGATGGAGAAGAAACATAAAGCCAAAATTCAACAGCGATTTCGTTCGTCTCTCAATGGCAAAAGAATCATATCGCTAGACATCCCAGATCAATTTCAATATATGGATCCAGCACTGATTGCACTGCTTGAGAAGCGTGTTGGTCTACATATTCAGAAATTTCTCTAA